ACGCCTCCATTTCTTACCAGGTAAAATTCAACAGCAGTAAAAAAATGGATGAACTGGTAAGTAAGCTCGATGATAATGCTACTCAAGGCTTTGATGTTACCCAGGTGTCGCACAGCAAAATACAGGAATACCGCAAGCAGGTAAAAATTCAGGCTATAAAAGCCGCTAAAGCAAAGGCTGAATACCTTACAGAAGCCGTTGGGGAACAATTGGGCGTAGCAGTGACCATTACCGAAAACCAGAATGACGCCGCGCCTGTAACATTTAATTATAGCAGGAACCAGCTGGCATTTGCTAATTCTTTCAATTCAAGTTTGTATGCCGGGTCCGATGATAATACCGGCGTTGATTTTAAAAAGATCAAACTCACCATGGAAATGAGCG
The Niastella koreensis GR20-10 genome window above contains:
- a CDS encoding SIMPL domain-containing protein → MNRIITIVVLCLLTTGIFAQTPNPFPKTINVTGSAELEIIPDEIYVVVTLKEYEKKGAGKIDIERIKTDFLNSCKSIGLPDSTITIAAYEGHNPKSPWNKKAKDELYASISYQVKFNSSKKMDELVSKLDDNATQGFDVTQVSHSKIQEYRKQVKIQAIKAAKAKAEYLTEAVGEQLGVAVTITENQNDAAPVTFNYSRNQLAFANSFNSSLYAGSDDNTGVDFKKIKLTMEMSVVFQIK